The DNA sequence TGCTATTATTTATGACAGCTTTGGCGCTGTCGAATACCTGTGGACATCCTGTGCATAAGTCGGTGTGATTACGCTGATTCTTATATATTCGTCTGAACATTTGTTTGATTAGTGTATTTATGAAATAATGTCCTTTATTTTGGATGAATTTTCTATCATTTTAATGAAAATTACCGGATTTTGAAAAAGTCACCCTATATATTCAGCAATTAGTCATTCCTGCCCGTTTGCAAATTCATAACAGAAGTCCGTTGATCTTGATGAGATCCTTCTGTGGATAAAAGAGCAGGGAATAGTTTTCCACATCTTGTTTTTTAATGTACAGTCAGTCCTGAAATAATCTTCATATCCTTTTGTGGATAATAGAAAATACAAATATAATCAGCCTGTGTACAACCTACATCACACGCCAGTGAGGTCAACTACCTCGATGAAATCCATCCCATCAATATAGTATGCAAAAAAAAGCCTATTGCTCTTCCAGCACCTAACTTTAATTTTGATTCATCGCAATTAGCCCAAACATTACGGGGATGTAGCTGGTGAAGCGAGACAATTCAACCGACCAAACACCAAAAAACCGTAAAGCCCTAAGTCTAAATTTCCAGGAAAAAATCGTTATGTGAGCATAACTCACCCAGACACTTGATGGAAACCGCAAAAAAAATGGCGCTTAATTCGAGCGATCATCGCTTCGGCAGGTCCGTTGCAGCAAGGGTGAAGTCATCCGCCGTAAATCAATGGGTGGCGGCACAAGCCAGCGACTTTGGCCATGTGTCATTGATGAATAACTTCAGAATATCCATCATTTCAATTCAGCTGCACCTTAGGAATATACAGCTTAAACGAAAACCTTCAACAGTAAGGATGACCCTATTTGAATAGTGCCAATTTGTTTTCATTTTTTGATGCCATGTATATTTTTTTCAATCCGGGACCTGATCCTATGCATCTATTAATAATTTCGATAGCTATAAATGTAATATCGGCAACTTTTCACGCACAGACGGATGGGTATCTCATGATGCCAAGTCCTTAGTTCATCTGCAATATATTCAATTGAATGAGTCTGATTTCGTGGGGCATCACTATCTGTTTTATAGCCCTTAAGAAAACAGGGGAGGTATGTCGCTGATATGTGTTGTTACGTATCGGGTAACTACTACAGTACGGGGGATAGAAGGGGATGTCTTATTGTTTGCTGGATTGAAAACTGTAGCCAATCCCAAACAATCCAGTTCTGCCTGTTTCAGAAATATATTATTTATGAATGAAGCATACGCATCAGGAGATGGCCTAGATCCGCAGGTGATACTTTTTGGGGATTCCCACTTTCAATTTTTGAGAGCAATACCCACTAAGGAAAATATATTGGAGCAATCCAGAAGTTATTCAGCATCACAAACGGCGATACAATGTTCCACGTGGAACATTGTATCGCCGTTTGTTTTTCTTTTATTGAAATCAGCGAAATTTGAGCCTCTGACAGCATCTGCATTCTTATTAGAAGTATTTACCCATGACTTAGGATGGTTCGTTCTCACAGGGATATAATGGCCCGATCAGAGCATTCTAGTGCCTATCCTTATATCTATCGATGGAGAATACCCAGGTAGAGGGAACCAGCGCTTATGAAAAATACTTTGGAGTATTTCTGTCAGTAAGAAGCGGAGGGTGGGGCGTTTAAATGGAGTGTCCCATGTATTGAGGGATAGTGTTATCGGAATGATCCGGCTCACCCTGATAGATAAATATAGTGTCTACTTGGCTGATTTAGTGCTTGGGCGGAGCCTCTCAGAACGATGCATCAAGCAGTTTGCTTTATCTGACCATACGCTCGTTCGATAGAAGCGGATAGGGCACTTCAAAAAAAATTTGTATCCGGAAGAGGGGGTAGGTGCTAAGATGCAATGCGTGTCCATATCCAGCAACTGTTTTTGGGTACAAAAAAAGGAGCGCTCCTGGAAGCGACTCCCTTAATATTATTCTGCTAATGTAAATGGCATAAGAGCCATGATACGAGAACGTTTGATAGATACAGTCAAAGTTCTTTGATGTTTAGCGCATGTACCTGTTACACGACGAGGTAAAATTTTACCTTTTTCAGATATATAACGTTTCAATAAATCAGTCTCTTTGTAATCTACATGATCAATGTGGTTAGCACAGAAATAACAAACTTTCTTACGTTTGCGTCCGCCTCTGCTGTTACGTTGAAATGCCATGTCAATTCCTCCTTTTCCTAAACTAACCGTTCTGTCCTAAAGACTAGAACGGTAAATCATCATCTGAAATGTCAATTGATTCTCCGTTTGATGAAAACGGATCAGCAGTTGAGTTAAAATCAGAAAAACCGTTTTGTTTCGGAGAAGAGTATTGATTATTATACTGTCCTTGGTTTTGGTTAGATTCAAAAGATTTGCTTGATCCGAAGTTTGCACTCGGAGCTGCTTGATTTGAAGAAGCTGCGCCAGTCTCTCTCGGTCTTTGTTCGGTAGTTGTTTTCGATTCCAACAATGTGAAATTATCTGCAACGACTTCAGTCACGTATACGCGCTGTCCTTGTTGATTATCATAATTCCTTGTTTGGATTCGGCCAGTGATACCGACTAAAGAGCCTTTACGAGTGAAATTCGCGAAATTCTCTGCAGATTTTCTCCAAATGACACAATTGATGAAGTCAGCTTCTCTTTCTCCTGCTTGGTTAGTAAACTGTCTGTTTACTGCAAGAGCGAAGGTTCCGACTGCTGTGCCGCTGGATGTATAGCGTAAATCAACATCTTTTGTAAGTCTGCCGACTAAGACAACATTATTAATCATTCATCTTACTCCTTTCAAAATGTTTCACGTGGAACACTTTACTTAGTTTCTACTTTAACAACGATGTGGCGAATGATATCGCTATTGATCTTTGCTAGACGGTCGAATTCGTCGATTGCTTTAGCATCTGAAGCAGAAATTTTCACGATATGGTAGATACCTTCACGAAAATCTTTGATTTCATAAGCTAAACGGCGTTTCGCCCAGTCTTTTGATTCAATAACTTCAGCGCCATTATCAGTTAAAATAGAATCGAAACGTGCGATCAATTCTGCTTTAGCTTCTTCTTCGATGTTAGGACGGATAATGTAGTTGATTTCGTAATTGCTCATTTGACTGTCACCTCCTTGTGGACTTTGGCCCTTACTTTTGTAAGAGCAAGGAGAGTACCTTTTCAGGATTACTCACATCTAAAGATTGTACCATATTTCATTTTTTATGGCAAGCCTTTTTTTCAGCCTCATTCAAAGAGGGCGAAAAAAACGGAGGAAACTGTCCTGGGACGGTTTCCTCCGTTTTAGCGGTATTAGCTTTTGTATCGAAGTTTTATTCTTCCGAATCTTCTTCATCCAACAGTTCATCCGCGAAATCGCTCAATTTATCGGCCATTTCGGATGTTTCCGCTGCATCTGGTGTATTTGCCTGTTCGGTAGCATCAGCTGCTTCTAAGGCGCTGTTTTCGCCTTCTGAGCCCACTTCCTCATTCAGAGGTGCCACAACTTCTTCATCCTCTTCGCGCTCAACTTTTGCCATTGTCGATACAATGGCTTCGCCATCAAGCTTGATCAAGCGCACGCCCAGAGTGGCACGGCCAGTTTGGGAAATGGCATCCGCGTGGAAACGGATCATGACGCCTTTGTCCGTGATGATCATGATGTCTTCATCGCCAGAGACAGTCGTCAACCCTACCAATTTACCGTTTTTCTCAGTGATGTTGGCTGTTTTGACCCCTTTGCCGCCGCGTCCTTTGATGGCATACTCATCGGCTGCCGTACGTTTGCCGTAACCATTTTCCGTGATGATCAGAACTTCCGACTCGTGTTTCAGCACATCCATGCCGACAACATAATCGTTTTCTCTCAGTTTCACGCCTCGGACACCGGTGGCGGTCCTCCCCATATCGCGGACGTCCTTTTCATCAAAGCTTACGGAATAGCCGAAGTGCGTTCCGATGATGATGTTCTGGTTGCCGTCAGTCAAGGATACTTTGATCAGCTCATCCTCATCCTTCAGGTTGATTGCGCGCAGACCGCTTTGACGGATATTTTGGAATTCAGTGGCGGATGTCCGTTTGACGGTACCCATCCGTGTCGTGAAGAACAAGTAATCCCCGTCTTGCGGGCCACCTTTGACATTGATGATGGCTTGGATTTTCTCGTTGGCATCCAAGTTCAGCAAGTTGATGATCGGCAAACCTTTTGCCTGGCGGCCGTATTCAGGCACTTCATAGCCTTTTGTTTTGTATACTTTCCCTTGGTTCGAGAAGTACAGCAACACATCGTGCGTCGATGCCGAAATCAGCGTTTCGATGAAATCATCATCATGGATGCCCATGCCTTGGACACCGCGTCCGCCGCGTTTTTGGGCTCTGAATTCGCTGTTCGGCAAACGTTTGATGTAACCGTTGTGGGTCAAAGTCAGGACGATGTCTTCCTCTTCGATCAAGTCTTCATCCTCAAGCGACAATACTTCTCCGACCAAAAGTTCCGTGCGGCGTTTGTCGCCGAATTTTTCTTGGATTTCAAGCAGTTCCGTATAGATGATGTCGAAGACACGCTGCTCATTCGCTAAAATATCAGCCAGATCAGCAATCAAAGCCATCAGCGCATCATACTCTGCTTCAACTTTTTCTCTTTCCAAACCGGTCAGACGCACCAAACGCATATCCAAAATGGCTTGTGCTTGTTTGTCGGAAAGACCGTATTTGTCGATGAAAATTTGTTTGGCCGCATCGCCATTGGTTGAACCGCGCAGAATCGCTACGATTTCATCGATGTGATCCAAAGCGATCCGCAAACCGGCCAAGATATGCGCACGGGCTTCCGCTTTTCGTTTATCGAATGCGGCTCTTCTGCGGATGACTTCTTCTTGGTGTTCCAGGTAATGGACCAGAATCTGCTTGAGTCCCAGCACTTTAGGGATGCCTTTTACGATCGCCAACATATTGAAGCCGAAAGATGATTGGAGCGGCGTCAATTTATAGAGATTATTCAGAATGACGCCGGCACTGAAATCCTTGCGGACATCGATGACAACACGCATGCCGTCGCGGTCGGATTCATCCGCCAAGTCGGTTATGCCTTCGATCCGTTTATCGCGGGCCAGTTCAGCAATCCGTTCGACCAATTTCGCTTTGTTGACCATGTAAGGCAATTCCGAAATGATGATGCGTTCTTTGCCGTTTTTCAGGATTTCGACCTCTACACGTCCGCGGACAATGATTGAGCCTTTGCCCGTTTCATAGGCTTTTCTGATGCCTGATTTGCCCATGACGATACCGCCTGTAGGGAAATCTGGGCCAGGAACGGCCTCCATCAATTCGGCAGTCGTCGCATCCGGATCATTCATCAGGATATGTAGGGCGGAAATGACTTCCGTCAGGTTGTGCGGTGGGATATTTGTCGCCATCCCAACAGCGATACCGGAAGCTCCATTCACCAGCAGGTTAGGGAAGCGGGCCGGCAATACATCGGGTTCACTTTCGGAACCGTCATAGTTATCGTGATAATCGACTGTATCCTTGTTGAGGTCACGCAACATCTCCAAGGCGATTTTTGACATCCGCGCTTCGGTGTAACGCATCGCTGCGGCGCTGTCTCCATCGATTGAGCCGAAGTTTCCGTGTCCATCGACCAACGGATAACGGTAACTGAAATCCTGGGACATACGCACCATGGATTCATAGATGGCACTGTCACCGTGGGGATGGTACTTACCCATTACGTCCCCGACGATACGTGCGGATTTTTTGTGTGCTTTATCAGGCGTAACGCCCAATTCGCTCATGCCGTACAGAATCCGGCGATGGACCGGCTTGAGTCCGTCACGGACGTCAGGCAAAGCCCTGGCTACGATAACGCTCATGGCATATTCCAGGAATGAAGTTTCCATTTCATGGCTTAATTCCCTTTGTTCCATGGCTTGATCATTTATTTTTTCAATTTCATCAGACATTTAATTTCCAACCCCCTTTTAGATATCCAAGTTCTTCACGTAGACCGCATTTTCTTCGATGAAGTTCCTTCTTGGTTCTACATGATCCCCCATAAGCATGTTCAATGTTTCGTCGGCTTTGACGGCATCATCGACAGTCACTTGCAGGAAGTGACGGTTCTCAGGGTTCATGGTCGTATCCCATAATTGTTCTGCATCCATTTCTCCAAGTCCTTTATAGCGTTGGATGCTTGGTTTCGGTGATTCAGGAATAGATGCCAAGTACTCTTCCAGCTCTTGATCGGAATCGAGATACTTCTCTTTTTTGCCTTGCTTAACTTGATACAAAGGCGGTTGTGCGATATACACATATCCGGCTTCGACTAAAGGACGCATGTAGCGATAGAAAAGGGTCAGCAGCAACGTACGGATATGCGCGCCATCGACATCGGCATCGGTCATGATGACCAATTTATGATAACGGGCTTTGGCAACATCGAAGTCTCCGCCGAAGCCGGTACCCATCGCCGTAAACAGCGAACGGATCTCTTCGTTGGCAAGGATTTTGTCGATGGATGCTTTTTCTACGTTCAGAATCTTCCCGCGGATCGGCAGGATTGCCTGGAAGAAACGGGAGCGGCCTTGTTTTGCCGAACCTCCGGCTGAATCCCCTTCGACGATGAACAGTTCTGATTCCACTGGATTTTTGCTTGAACAATCGGCCAGTTTACCCGGCAGGTTGCTGATTTCCAATCCGCTCTTTTTGCGGGTCACTTCGCGGGCTCTTTTGGCTGCTAAACGCGCACGGGCAGCCAACATGCCTTTTTCGACAATCTGACGGGCGACTTGCGGGTTTTCCATCAGGAATTTATCGAAGTACGTTGAAAAGAGTCGGTCGGTGATGGTACGCGCTTCGGAATTACCCAGTTTTGTCTTGGTTTGTCCTTCGAACTGCGGATCAGGATGTTTGATGGAGAGGACTAGGGTAAGGCCTTCACGTACATCTTCCCCGCTCAGGTTCTCTTCATTTTCCTTGATGATCTTATTGCGTTTCGCATAGTCATTGATGACACGGGTCAAAGCGGTCTTTGCACCGGATTCGTGGGTTCCGCCTTCATAGGTATGGATATTATTGGCGAAACTCAGAAAGTTTGTATGATAGCCATCCGTATATTGTATGCCAACTTCAACTTGGATATCGTCCTGTTCGCCTTCGATGTAAATCGGCTCTTCGAAAAGTACTTTTTTGTTGCGGTTCAGAAACTCGACGTAACTCTTGATTCCGCCTTCGTAATAATAGTCTTGTTCCACAGGTTCTTCTGGACGTCTGTCCGTGATGGAAATGTTCAATCCTTTGTTCAAGAAAGCCAATTCCCTGACACGGACAGCCAGTTTTTCAAACTCAAAGACGGTCGTTTCCTTGAAAATTTCCGGATCGGGCAGGAAACGGACCTCCGTACCATGCTTATCGGTATCTCCCGTGATGGTCAAATCGGATGTGATGTCCCCGCGTACGAACGTTTGGGTATAAATTTTATTGTCTTTATAGACGTTTACGGTCAATTCAGAAGACAAGGCATTCACGACGGACGCACCAACACCATGGAGACCGCCTGAAACTTTGTAGCCTCCACCGCCGAATTTTCCGCCTGCATGAAGAACGGTGAAGACCGTTTCTACAGCGGGGCGGCCAGTCGTCGCTTGGATATCGACTGGAATACCACGGCCATTATCGGTTACGGTTATGCTATTGTCTTTTTCGATTATTATTTCAATTTTCGTCGCAAAGCCGGCCAGCGCTTCATCGATGGAATTATCCACGATTTCCCAGACCAAATGGTGCAGACCTGCGCCACTGGTGGATCCGATGTACATCCCAGGACGTTTGCGGACTGCTTCCAGTCCTTCCAGGACCTGGATCTGACTGGCATCATATTCTTTTGCTCGTTCCGCTTTGTTCATTTCGTTTTCTGCCATTCTGTTACACACCTTCCATTTCTACTTCACCGTTTTTTATATGGTAGATAGTCGGTTCGTCTATCTTATTCTTTTTTATGCCATCCAAACTGGTTGTCGTCAAAAAGGTCTGGACCTTCTTCTCGATCGCTTTCAGCAGATGGGTCTGGCGTTCATCATCCAATTCTGACAGGACATCATCCAACAACAGGATCGGATACTCCCCCAGGACCTCATTCATGCATTCGATCTCCGCCAATTTGAGACTGAGGACAGTCGTTCTTTGCTGCCCTTGAGAGCCATAATTTTGGACATTGCGCCCGTTCACCTGAAAAATCAGATCATCACGGTGCGGACCGAAAAGGGTGACCGCCTGATCTCTTTCCCGGCTTTTCCCTTGACGGAATGCTTCCATCAGTTTCAAAAAAAGAGCGTCTTTATCCATCTCGTCAGACAACTCGATATTGGATTTGTAGGCGATCGTCAATTCTTCCCGCTCCAAAGAAATCTCTTTGTGCAGCGGTTGGGCCCAAGCTTCCAATTTTTTGATGAACTGCAGACGGTAGACCAACAGATCGGCACCCAAAATGGCCAATTGCTCAGTCAGCACATCCAAATAGACTTCATCCTTGGCTTTGCCGGTCACCAACTGCTTCAGATAAAGATTCCGTTGCTTCAGTATCCGCTGATATTGCACAAGATCATGCAGATAGACCGGGTTCATCTGGCCCAGCTCCATATCCAAGAATTTTCTCCGGTTGGCGGGTGCGCCCTTCACTAAATTCAGGTCTTCCGGGGCGAACAGCACGACGTTCAGTTGGCCGATGTATTGGCTTAGTTTTTTTTGTTCCAGGTGATTGACTTTGGCAATCTTGCCTTTTTTTGAAAAGATGATTTCCAAAGGGAAGGTAGAAACCCTTTTTTGGATCTTGCCGGTTATCTTGGCGGAATCTTCTTGCCAACGAATCATCTCTTTTTCGTTTGACGTGCGCGGACTCCTTGCCAAAGCCAATGCATAGATTGCTTCCATGAGATTGGTTTTGCCTTGCGCATTCTCACCCAAAAACACATTGATGCCATCTGAAAAGGACACGGAAAGAGACGGATAATTCCGAAAATTCTGCAGCGTCACTTCTTTCAGGATCATGCTTCGGACTCACTGTTGTCTTGCTCAGCCTCTTCTTTATCCGATTTTGTTGACTGGATGAAGAAAGTGCCTTCACCCGGGATGTCGATCATCGTACCGGGAAACAATTTGCGGCCTCTGCGGTCTTCTTTTTCGTTATCTACGTAAACCACATATTCTGAAAGGAACCATTTGGCCATTCCGCCGCTGGAAATCAGATTAACATGTTTCAGTAGTTGACCAAGAGTAATGAACTCAGCATCAATATTCACAATATTTTTCAAGAAATTCACCTATTTTCCAATAAAATAAGCGTGGAAAATAAAATCCACGCAACAACGCTCATTAATATGTTTATTATACTATTTTTTTTGATCAATTTCAAATTTTCGCGAAAAAAAAGGCCCTTATTTCAATTTTTTCCGAAAACAATACAAATTAGCTATATGTAAACGAAAGCGCCTATAGGCTTATAAATTTAAAATTCGCGTTTTTCAGTCATTTTATCTTTAGCCGAACAAATGCAGCACATGCAGACTTTCTTCCTATGGGAAAAACGGCTGGTCCGAGCATTTTCATTTTTGGATAAGCAAAAAGCAAGAAAACGATCGGATCGTCTCCTTGCTTTTTGGATTTTACCAATCGGATCAATAAGTCCTTACAGGCGTGATCAATTGGATGAACGAATTATCGTTATCGTCTTCACGATCTGCCGGCACGACTGTGAATGGGCGTACAGCAGAAGTGAAATTGACTTGGACATCCTGTTGGCCGAATGTGCGCAGCGCATCCTTCATGTAATCAGGATTGAAGGAAATGATTAGCGGATCGCCACTGGCGGACTCATAAGCCAAGGATTCTTCCACATTGCCGACCTCAGGAGAGTTTCCTGATAACTCGACTTTGTTTGCGTCGATGGACAGTTTGACGACGTTGTTTTTTCCTTCATGCGAAAGCAGGGAGGCACGGTCGGTAGCCTGCAGCAAATCATAGGCATTCAGGACAATCTGCGTGCTGGAGCTGGCTGGAATCAAGCGGTTTGTATCCGGGTAGTAGCCTTCCAGCAAGCGCGAGTAGAAATAAACATTTTCGGCTTTGAAAAGGACTTGGTTCTCCGTGATCATCATTTCGATGGTCGCTTGATTCTCAACGATCCGTGAGAGTTCCACCAAGCTTTTTCCGGGAATGATGACATTGTATGTTTTTTCCAGCTGTGAGTCCGGAGCCGCGATCGAGATGACGCGCTGACTTAAACGATGGCTGTCCGTAGCGACAGCTGTCAATTTCCCATCTTGGATGGTCATGTTCACCCCAGTCAAGATCGGACGGCTTTCCTGTGTCGACGTTGCGATTACCGTGTGCTGGATCACTTGTTTGAATAAAGCAGTCGGCAAGGTGATGACTTCATTAGAATCGATGACCGGGAAATTCGGATAGTTGTTTACATCTATTCCGTTGATGGTGAAAGATGCTTTTGCGGAAGTGATGTTTGTCTGGAAATGATCTTTGACTTCAATCGTGATTTTTTCATCAGCTAATTTTTTGACGATTTCACTGAAGAAACGAGCAGGCAGGACAATGCCGCCTTGTGTGTGGATTTCGATCTGATTATTCTCTTCCGACACAGGGATAAGCGTCTCGATGGAAATATCCGAGTCGCTTCCGCTCAATACGATTCCATTTTCATCAGCGCTGATTTTTACACCTGTCAAAATAGGGATTGTCGTTCTGCTGGAAATAGCTCTTTGTACGTCAGATAAGTGTTTGATCAAAACCTGACGATTAATGGAAAATTTCATAATAAGGGACCTCCGATGGTTATTCATATAAATTAAATAATATTAGTAATAGTAGTAGGGCCTGTTTATACTGTGGATAAGTGAAATAAGCTGATAAAACCAATCGTTTTCCACCTGTGGATAACGTGTTCGTAAATGGCGTCTTATTTATTGGCTTATCCACAATGCGCGAGAGGATCATTTTTTCAGACTGTTTTGGATCGTCTCGATTTCGCGTTGCAGAACAGGGTCTTTTTTTACGGAAAGGGCAATCTTGTCGTGCGCGTGGATGACAGTCGTGTGATCCTTGCCGCCGAATTCGGAACCGATTTTCGGCAAGGAATTGTCCGTCATCACTCGGGAAAGGTACATGGCGATTTGTCTTGGCACCACGATTCCCTTGGTGCGCTTCTTGCCTTTCAATTCCTCTACGGTCACATGATAATATTTTCCTACCGCTTGCTGGATGGCATAGATGGATAAAGCTTTTGGTTTTTCGGAAGGCATGATGCTCTTCAGTGCGTCCGCTGCCAGACTGGTGGTGATGTCGGTCCCTTGTATCGCTGAATAGGCTTGAACCCGTACGAGCGCGCCTTCCAGTTCCCTGATGTTGGAATCTATCTGCCCAGCGATGTAGCTGAGGGTATCATCCGGGATCTCCAAGCGTTCGCTGTTGGCTTTTTTGCGCAGAATGGCGATGCGTGTCTCCAGATCGGGCGGTGTGATATCAACCGATAAGCCCCAAGCAAAACGCGAGACGAGCCGTTCCTGCAGTTTCGGGATCTCGTTCGGCAAGCGATCGCTCGTCAGCACGATTTGTTTGCGTTCATCGTAAAGCGCATTGAAAGTATGGAAGAACTCTTCCTGCGTTCCTTCTTTGTCGGCAAAAAATTGGATATCATCGACCATCAATAAGTCGACGCTGCGGTATTCATTGCGGAATTGCTCCTGCGTCCGATTCTGGATGGAATTGATGAAATCATTGGCGAACGTTTCGCTGCTGACGTATTTTACCCGTGCGGTTGGCCGCAGTTGCA is a window from the Trichococcus shcherbakoviae genome containing:
- the rpsF gene encoding 30S ribosomal protein S6 produces the protein MSNYEINYIIRPNIEEEAKAELIARFDSILTDNGAEVIESKDWAKRRLAYEIKDFREGIYHIVKISASDAKAIDEFDRLAKINSDIIRHIVVKVETK
- the dnaA gene encoding chromosomal replication initiator protein DnaA, whose protein sequence is MDDIYSLWRYLQEKFQESLSKVSYDTWIDSAVPVRLTDTNIIIEVPSSLHKDYWQNNLMSRIVEGIYEFSGKELTPIFMIKNEEMPDIAKPTIKRTNNNRLFKDAQLNSKYTFDTFVIGKGNQMAHAAALVVAEEPGTIYNPLFFYGGVGLGKTHLMHAIGHQMLQLRPTARVKYVSSETFANDFINSIQNRTQEQFRNEYRSVDLLMVDDIQFFADKEGTQEEFFHTFNALYDERKQIVLTSDRLPNEIPKLQERLVSRFAWGLSVDITPPDLETRIAILRKKANSERLEIPDDTLSYIAGQIDSNIRELEGALVRVQAYSAIQGTDITTSLAADALKSIMPSEKPKALSIYAIQQAVGKYYHVTVEELKGKKRTKGIVVPRQIAMYLSRVMTDNSLPKIGSEFGGKDHTTVIHAHDKIALSVKKDPVLQREIETIQNSLKK
- the ssb gene encoding single-stranded DNA-binding protein; protein product: MINNVVLVGRLTKDVDLRYTSSGTAVGTFALAVNRQFTNQAGEREADFINCVIWRKSAENFANFTRKGSLVGITGRIQTRNYDNQQGQRVYVTEVVADNFTLLESKTTTEQRPRETGAASSNQAAPSANFGSSKSFESNQNQGQYNNQYSSPKQNGFSDFNSTADPFSSNGESIDISDDDLPF
- the gyrA gene encoding DNA gyrase subunit A, with product MEQRELSHEMETSFLEYAMSVIVARALPDVRDGLKPVHRRILYGMSELGVTPDKAHKKSARIVGDVMGKYHPHGDSAIYESMVRMSQDFSYRYPLVDGHGNFGSIDGDSAAAMRYTEARMSKIALEMLRDLNKDTVDYHDNYDGSESEPDVLPARFPNLLVNGASGIAVGMATNIPPHNLTEVISALHILMNDPDATTAELMEAVPGPDFPTGGIVMGKSGIRKAYETGKGSIIVRGRVEVEILKNGKERIIISELPYMVNKAKLVERIAELARDKRIEGITDLADESDRDGMRVVIDVRKDFSAGVILNNLYKLTPLQSSFGFNMLAIVKGIPKVLGLKQILVHYLEHQEEVIRRRAAFDKRKAEARAHILAGLRIALDHIDEIVAILRGSTNGDAAKQIFIDKYGLSDKQAQAILDMRLVRLTGLEREKVEAEYDALMALIADLADILANEQRVFDIIYTELLEIQEKFGDKRRTELLVGEVLSLEDEDLIEEEDIVLTLTHNGYIKRLPNSEFRAQKRGGRGVQGMGIHDDDFIETLISASTHDVLLYFSNQGKVYKTKGYEVPEYGRQAKGLPIINLLNLDANEKIQAIINVKGGPQDGDYLFFTTRMGTVKRTSATEFQNIRQSGLRAINLKDEDELIKVSLTDGNQNIIIGTHFGYSVSFDEKDVRDMGRTATGVRGVKLRENDYVVGMDVLKHESEVLIITENGYGKRTAADEYAIKGRGGKGVKTANITEKNGKLVGLTTVSGDEDIMIITDKGVMIRFHADAISQTGRATLGVRLIKLDGEAIVSTMAKVEREEDEEVVAPLNEEVGSEGENSALEAADATEQANTPDAAETSEMADKLSDFADELLDEEDSEE
- the gyrB gene encoding DNA topoisomerase (ATP-hydrolyzing) subunit B yields the protein MAENEMNKAERAKEYDASQIQVLEGLEAVRKRPGMYIGSTSGAGLHHLVWEIVDNSIDEALAGFATKIEIIIEKDNSITVTDNGRGIPVDIQATTGRPAVETVFTVLHAGGKFGGGGYKVSGGLHGVGASVVNALSSELTVNVYKDNKIYTQTFVRGDITSDLTITGDTDKHGTEVRFLPDPEIFKETTVFEFEKLAVRVRELAFLNKGLNISITDRRPEEPVEQDYYYEGGIKSYVEFLNRNKKVLFEEPIYIEGEQDDIQVEVGIQYTDGYHTNFLSFANNIHTYEGGTHESGAKTALTRVINDYAKRNKIIKENEENLSGEDVREGLTLVLSIKHPDPQFEGQTKTKLGNSEARTITDRLFSTYFDKFLMENPQVARQIVEKGMLAARARLAAKRAREVTRKKSGLEISNLPGKLADCSSKNPVESELFIVEGDSAGGSAKQGRSRFFQAILPIRGKILNVEKASIDKILANEEIRSLFTAMGTGFGGDFDVAKARYHKLVIMTDADVDGAHIRTLLLTLFYRYMRPLVEAGYVYIAQPPLYQVKQGKKEKYLDSDQELEEYLASIPESPKPSIQRYKGLGEMDAEQLWDTTMNPENRHFLQVTVDDAVKADETLNMLMGDHVEPRRNFIEENAVYVKNLDI
- the dnaN gene encoding DNA polymerase III subunit beta, with the translated sequence MKFSINRQVLIKHLSDVQRAISSRTTIPILTGVKISADENGIVLSGSDSDISIETLIPVSEENNQIEIHTQGGIVLPARFFSEIVKKLADEKITIEVKDHFQTNITSAKASFTINGIDVNNYPNFPVIDSNEVITLPTALFKQVIQHTVIATSTQESRPILTGVNMTIQDGKLTAVATDSHRLSQRVISIAAPDSQLEKTYNVIIPGKSLVELSRIVENQATIEMMITENQVLFKAENVYFYSRLLEGYYPDTNRLIPASSSTQIVLNAYDLLQATDRASLLSHEGKNNVVKLSIDANKVELSGNSPEVGNVEESLAYESASGDPLIISFNPDYMKDALRTFGQQDVQVNFTSAVRPFTVVPADREDDNDNSFIQLITPVRTY
- the rpsR gene encoding 30S ribosomal protein S18; this translates as MAFQRNSRGGRKRKKVCYFCANHIDHVDYKETDLLKRYISEKGKILPRRVTGTCAKHQRTLTVSIKRSRIMALMPFTLAE
- the recF gene encoding DNA replication/repair protein RecF (All proteins in this family for which functions are known are DNA-binding proteins that assist the filamentation of RecA onto DNA for the initiation of recombination or recombinational repair.), whose product is MILKEVTLQNFRNYPSLSVSFSDGINVFLGENAQGKTNLMEAIYALALARSPRTSNEKEMIRWQEDSAKITGKIQKRVSTFPLEIIFSKKGKIAKVNHLEQKKLSQYIGQLNVVLFAPEDLNLVKGAPANRRKFLDMELGQMNPVYLHDLVQYQRILKQRNLYLKQLVTGKAKDEVYLDVLTEQLAILGADLLVYRLQFIKKLEAWAQPLHKEISLEREELTIAYKSNIELSDEMDKDALFLKLMEAFRQGKSRERDQAVTLFGPHRDDLIFQVNGRNVQNYGSQGQQRTTVLSLKLAEIECMNEVLGEYPILLLDDVLSELDDERQTHLLKAIEKKVQTFLTTTSLDGIKKNKIDEPTIYHIKNGEVEMEGV
- the yaaA gene encoding S4 domain-containing protein YaaA encodes the protein MKNIVNIDAEFITLGQLLKHVNLISSGGMAKWFLSEYVVYVDNEKEDRRGRKLFPGTMIDIPGEGTFFIQSTKSDKEEAEQDNSESEA